Part of the Candidatus Cybelea sp. genome is shown below.
ACGTCGCCGCGTGGCACATGACGCTCAACATCGCGTTGATCGTGATCTTCGGATGGGCCTGCGCAGTGCGCTTTCACGACCACACTTCCGTGGGCGGTTACGTGCTGACCGTCCTCGGCATCGCCGTGCTGGCGGTGGCGGGTTATCTCGGCGGGGACGTCGCACATCGCCACCTCGTCGGTTCGTCCGAGGAGGACGTTACCGAACTTCGTCGCGCGGAGGATCAAACCGCTCGGCGCTAGCGTCTCTTAAGTTTGAGGTGCGGTCCGCTCGGGCATCACGGGGCCGAAGGAGGATCTGCAATGGACGTACTGACGCTGTTAAAACAGGATCACAAAATGGTTGGGGGTCTGCTGGATCGAGCGATAAAGTGCGATCCCGACGACGATCGCCTCGCCGGCCTCGCGCAAGAAATAGAAGAGGCGCTCACGGTGCACGCGGCGATCGAGGAAAAGTTCTTCTACCCCGTGCTGCGCGAGCGCGCCGAGAAAGCTGAAGAAACCGTCGACGTTTTCGAAGCCTATACCGAGCACGCCCTTATCAAGGAACTCATCGCGCTGCTCAAATCGGGACGACAGCCGGACGAGCAGTTCAAAGCCGAGGTGCAAGTGCTCTGCGAGAACGTGACGCATCACGTCAAGGAAGAAGAAAGCACC
Proteins encoded:
- a CDS encoding hemerythrin domain-containing protein — its product is MDVLTLLKQDHKMVGGLLDRAIKCDPDDDRLAGLAQEIEEALTVHAAIEEKFFYPVLRERAEKAEETVDVFEAYTEHALIKELIALLKSGRQPDEQFKAEVQVLCENVTHHVKEEESTIFSLARGVLEADELEEMGDEMAAAKKRMLAAAKRAPARKRAPAREKSAGASRTKARKR
- a CDS encoding DUF2231 domain-containing protein gives rise to the protein MQGKATIAGHPIHPILVTFPIGCFVAAIVADIISIWAGPAFWSPMGTWLILFGVLGSLVAGLFGFIDYLTAPMSFKAKNVAAWHMTLNIALIVIFGWACAVRFHDHTSVGGYVLTVLGIAVLAVAGYLGGDVAHRHLVGSSEEDVTELRRAEDQTARR